The following proteins are encoded in a genomic region of Arcobacter suis CECT 7833:
- the dnaN gene encoding DNA polymerase III subunit beta gives MRFVITKNILENVIASMQPFLEKKDSSAITSHIYLEINNAKLIIKATDYEIGLESYIDNITDTVDGKATVNGSNLLGIIKRLKNEEITVEVTNNNLVIRQNKSTFKLPTYDADEFPSLNKSENLKELSISTINFINSIRKITPAIDNNNPKFELNGALLDIKSQKINFVSTDTRRLAVSYLQNITNQEAQFIIPKKAIIEIQKLFLDEAKISYDDTYLVISNDNTKFSTKLINGKFPDYERIIPNTLKYNFPLPKSMLVESIKLVTSLFSNIKITFNSTSILFESLDEDSESKTQIDIDLNIEKEFYLAVNAKYLLDFLSMSHNEKIKIGFNESNLPFYLEDDKFFTIVMPIVLEK, from the coding sequence ATGAGATTTGTAATTACAAAGAATATTCTTGAAAATGTAATAGCTTCAATGCAACCTTTTTTAGAAAAAAAAGATTCTAGTGCAATCACATCACATATATATTTAGAAATAAATAATGCGAAATTAATTATAAAAGCAACAGACTATGAAATTGGTTTAGAATCATACATTGATAATATTACTGATACAGTAGATGGAAAAGCAACAGTTAATGGTTCTAATCTTTTAGGAATTATAAAAAGATTAAAAAATGAAGAAATTACTGTAGAAGTTACAAATAATAATCTAGTAATAAGACAGAATAAATCAACTTTTAAATTACCAACTTATGATGCTGATGAATTTCCATCATTAAATAAATCAGAAAATTTAAAAGAATTATCAATTTCAACTATAAATTTTATAAATTCAATCAGAAAAATAACACCTGCAATTGATAACAACAATCCAAAATTTGAATTAAATGGTGCATTATTAGATATAAAAAGTCAAAAAATAAATTTTGTATCAACTGATACAAGAAGACTAGCAGTTTCATATTTACAAAATATTACAAATCAAGAAGCACAATTTATTATTCCTAAAAAAGCAATTATTGAAATTCAAAAACTATTTTTAGATGAAGCAAAAATTTCTTATGATGATACATATTTAGTAATTTCAAATGATAATACTAAATTCTCTACAAAACTAATAAATGGAAAATTTCCTGATTATGAAAGAATTATTCCAAATACTTTAAAATATAATTTTCCATTACCAAAAAGTATGTTAGTTGAATCTATAAAACTTGTAACTTCATTATTTTCAAATATTAAAATCACATTTAACTCAACATCAATTCTTTTTGAATCACTTGATGAAGATAGTGAATCAAAAACTCAAATTGATATTGATTTAAATATTGAAAAAGAGTTTTATTTAGCTGTTAATGCCAAATATTTATTAGATTTTTTAAGTATGTCGCATAATGAAAAAATCAAAATAGGCTTTAATGAATCAAATTTACCATTTTATTTAGAAGATGATAAATTTTTTACTATTGTAATGCCAATAGTTTTAGAAAAATAA
- the gyrB gene encoding DNA topoisomerase (ATP-hydrolyzing) subunit B has protein sequence MSQQEYGASNIKVLKGLEAVRKRPGMYIGDTNTNGLHHLVYEVVDNSIDEAMAGYCKNIKVTMTKDHWIKVEDDGRGIPTAIHEGEGISAATVVLTVLHAGGKFDKDTYKVSGGLHGVGVSVVNALSKHLKMTIYREGKIHYQEFKCGIPQGVLEVIGESPRKTGTTIEFLADDSIFEVSKYEFAILAKRFREVAYLNSFISITLDNEITKTKEVYHFEGGLKQFVEDMNKDTAVCDAVAFNDNIEGVEVDIAVMYNDTYVEKTLSFVNNIRTIDGGTHEAGFKAGLTRSIVKYLNENAAAREKDTKITGDDVREGLIAVISVKVPEPQFEGQTKSKLGSSYVKAITQKLTGDALDKYFEENPQQAKAIMEKSLMAARGREAAKKARDLTRKKDAMTVGTLPGKLAECQSKDPAIRELYLVEGDSAGGSAKQGRDRVFQAILPLKGKILNVEKSRLDKILKSDEIRNIITALGCGIGEDFDGEKVRYHKIIIMTDADVDGSHIQTLLLTFFFRFLRPVIERGYLYIAQPPLYRYKKGKNEIYLKDDSALSAFLIENGLESFSFEGLGYNDLLDLFKIVSRYRSMLGQLGKRYSLLEVLKYIIENSDFVNLDFTSLYEKIKDFLDAKGYNILSKSVTDNKIQLFVQTNEGLEELIIDEELFASPYFSEATYIYNKLVERDLTVFEGRDLLDILDDIETLAKKGAYIQRYKGLGEMNPEQLWETTMIPDNRRLLRVKIEDAEVASDTFTLFMGDEVEPRRNYIEEHARDVEHLDV, from the coding sequence ATGAGTCAACAAGAATACGGCGCTAGTAACATTAAAGTTTTAAAAGGTCTTGAAGCTGTAAGAAAAAGACCAGGTATGTATATTGGTGATACAAATACAAATGGTCTTCATCACTTAGTATATGAAGTAGTAGATAACTCTATTGATGAAGCAATGGCTGGTTATTGTAAAAATATTAAAGTTACTATGACAAAAGATCATTGGATTAAAGTTGAAGATGATGGAAGAGGAATTCCTACAGCTATTCATGAAGGTGAAGGTATAAGTGCAGCAACTGTTGTTTTAACTGTACTACATGCTGGTGGAAAATTTGATAAAGATACTTATAAAGTTTCTGGTGGACTTCATGGAGTTGGGGTTTCTGTTGTAAATGCATTATCAAAACATTTAAAAATGACTATTTATAGAGAAGGGAAAATCCATTATCAAGAATTCAAATGTGGTATTCCGCAAGGAGTTTTAGAAGTTATTGGTGAAAGTCCAAGAAAAACTGGAACTACTATTGAGTTTTTAGCAGATGATTCTATTTTTGAAGTAAGTAAATATGAATTTGCAATTTTGGCAAAAAGATTTAGAGAAGTTGCATATTTAAATTCATTTATATCAATTACTTTAGATAATGAAATTACAAAAACAAAAGAAGTTTATCATTTTGAAGGTGGTCTAAAACAATTTGTTGAAGATATGAATAAAGATACTGCGGTTTGTGATGCTGTTGCTTTTAATGACAATATTGAAGGTGTTGAAGTTGATATTGCTGTTATGTATAACGATACTTATGTTGAAAAAACTTTATCATTTGTAAATAATATTAGAACAATTGATGGTGGAACTCATGAAGCTGGTTTTAAAGCAGGACTTACAAGAAGTATTGTTAAATATTTAAATGAAAATGCAGCAGCTAGGGAAAAAGATACAAAAATTACTGGTGATGATGTAAGAGAAGGTTTAATTGCTGTTATTTCTGTAAAAGTTCCAGAACCACAATTCGAGGGACAAACAAAAAGTAAATTGGGTTCATCTTATGTAAAAGCAATTACACAAAAATTAACTGGTGATGCGTTAGATAAATACTTTGAAGAAAATCCACAACAAGCAAAAGCTATTATGGAAAAATCTTTAATGGCAGCTCGTGGTAGAGAAGCAGCTAAAAAAGCAAGAGATTTAACTAGAAAAAAAGATGCAATGACAGTTGGAACACTTCCAGGTAAACTAGCTGAATGTCAATCAAAAGATCCAGCAATTAGAGAATTATATCTAGTAGAAGGGGATTCTGCTGGAGGTTCTGCAAAACAAGGAAGAGATAGAGTTTTCCAAGCGATTTTACCACTAAAAGGTAAGATTTTAAATGTTGAAAAATCAAGACTTGATAAAATTTTAAAATCAGATGAGATTAGAAATATCATCACTGCACTTGGTTGTGGAATTGGTGAAGATTTTGATGGTGAAAAAGTTAGATATCATAAAATCATCATTATGACCGATGCCGATGTTGATGGAAGCCATATTCAAACGCTTTTATTAACTTTCTTCTTTAGATTTTTAAGACCAGTTATTGAAAGAGGTTATTTATATATTGCTCAACCACCACTTTATAGATATAAAAAAGGTAAAAATGAAATATATCTAAAAGATGATTCAGCATTATCTGCATTTTTAATTGAAAATGGTTTAGAATCATTTAGTTTTGAAGGTTTAGGATACAACGATTTATTAGATTTATTTAAAATAGTTTCAAGATATAGAAGTATGTTAGGACAACTAGGGAAAAGATATTCTTTACTTGAAGTGTTAAAATATATAATCGAAAACAGTGATTTTGTAAATCTTGATTTTACATCTTTATATGAAAAAATAAAAGATTTTTTAGATGCTAAAGGTTATAACATTCTTTCTAAAAGTGTTACGGATAATAAAATTCAATTATTTGTTCAAACAAATGAAGGTTTAGAAGAGTTAATTATTGATGAAGAATTATTTGCATCACCATATTTTAGTGAAGCAACATATATTTATAATAAACTTGTTGAAAGAGATTTAACAGTATTTGAAGGAAGAGATTTATTAGATATTTTAGATGATATTGAAACTCTAGCTAAAAAAGGTGCTTATATTCAAAGATATAAAGGTCTTGGAGAGATGAATCCTGAGCAATTATGGGAAACTACTATGATTCCTGATAATAGAAGGCTTTTAAGGGTTAAAATAGAAGATGCAGAGGTTGCAAGTGATACATTTACTCTATTTATGGGTGATGAAGTTGAACCTAGAAGAAATTATATTGAAGAACATGCAAGAGATGTTGAACATCTTGATGTTTAA
- the queF gene encoding preQ(1) synthase, translating to MKYGEREILEFDINKEENFWPNIHEKNYIIDIELPEFMAKCPRSGYPDFATIKIQYSPNKRVIELKALKIYINSFMFREVSHENSINEIFDTLYAKLEPKWMKVIGDFKPRGNVHTVIEIDSSKF from the coding sequence ATGAAATATGGTGAAAGAGAAATATTAGAATTTGATATTAATAAAGAAGAAAATTTTTGGCCAAATATACATGAAAAGAATTATATTATAGATATTGAATTACCTGAATTTATGGCAAAATGTCCACGAAGTGGATACCCAGATTTTGCAACTATAAAAATACAATACTCTCCAAATAAAAGAGTTATTGAGTTAAAAGCATTAAAAATTTATATTAATTCATTTATGTTTAGAGAAGTTTCTCATGAGAATTCAATAAATGAAATTTTTGATACTTTATATGCTAAATTAGAACCTAAATGGATGAAAGTAATTGGTGATTTTAAACCAAGAGGAAATGTACATACAGTTATTGAAATAGATAGCTCAAAGTTTTAG
- a CDS encoding DNA-binding protein, with translation MERLVTTSQAAEILGLSLQGIHYRIKKDQLKSIKKDGKTFVYIPNETKVDTAQNKPKVESSSKTSNFDSIKAVIDVKNEQIELLKKSMKWMKKQYISEIFRLEKNQKRIIEVFNSEIKLLQSAFNEMRSIYKPQLESNLKNKIDENKADFISVKDFFVLMKRYNKTEQEIKSMIFNGIKIGDKRFIYNKVEKKLLILNSDFLDLI, from the coding sequence TTGGAAAGATTAGTTACAACTTCACAAGCAGCTGAAATATTGGGCTTGTCTTTACAAGGTATACATTATCGAATTAAAAAAGATCAATTAAAATCTATAAAAAAAGATGGTAAAACTTTTGTTTATATACCTAATGAAACAAAAGTCGATACTGCTCAAAATAAACCTAAAGTTGAATCTTCTAGTAAAACATCTAATTTTGACTCTATAAAAGCTGTTATTGATGTTAAAAATGAACAAATTGAGCTTTTAAAAAAATCAATGAAATGGATGAAAAAACAATATATTTCAGAAATTTTTAGATTAGAAAAAAACCAAAAAAGAATTATAGAAGTTTTTAATTCAGAAATAAAACTTTTACAAAGTGCTTTTAATGAAATGCGTTCTATTTATAAACCACAATTAGAGTCTAATTTAAAAAATAAAATAGATGAAAATAAAGCTGATTTTATTAGTGTAAAAGATTTTTTTGTTTTAATGAAAAGATATAATAAAACAGAACAAGAAATAAAATCAATGATTTTTAATGGAATAAAAATAGGTGATAAAAGATTTATTTATAATAAAGTAGAAAAAAAGTTGTTGATTTTGAATTCAGATTTTTTGGATTTGATATAA
- a CDS encoding YqaA family protein, with translation MVYFILFITALISATLFPLGSEALLVYDIKQGYNIYFLLLFATLGNSLGSVINYFLGLKGEEYLLKKSLLKEEYIIKSKNYFDKYGAFSILFSWLPIVGDPITFVAGILKYDFKKFLILVIVAKFSRYLFLVLII, from the coding sequence ATGGTTTATTTTATACTTTTTATAACAGCACTTATTTCAGCAACGTTATTTCCTCTTGGAAGTGAAGCTTTACTTGTTTATGATATTAAACAAGGATACAACATATATTTTTTACTTTTATTTGCAACTTTAGGAAATAGTTTGGGCTCAGTTATAAACTATTTTTTAGGTTTAAAAGGAGAAGAATATCTTCTAAAAAAATCTTTATTAAAAGAAGAATATATAATTAAAAGTAAGAATTATTTTGATAAATATGGTGCTTTTTCTATTCTTTTTTCTTGGTTACCAATAGTTGGTGATCCAATCACTTTTGTAGCGGGTATTTTAAAATATGATTTTAAGAAATTCCTAATTTTAGTTATTGTGGCAAAATTTTCTAGATATTTATTTTTGGTTTTAATAATTTAA
- a CDS encoding 4Fe-4S dicluster domain-containing protein — MAVKITEECISCEACASECPVAAILPDGNEKNPQDGILYVKPESCVECVDHADAPRCAEACPTAGAIVWDMPYTVDFSSYYLSGHEDGTYKIREHKAKGLMLPEVKEQKFRSDISMSVREAHANVSDF; from the coding sequence ATGGCAGTTAAAATTACTGAAGAATGTATAAGTTGCGAAGCATGTGCATCAGAATGTCCAGTTGCAGCAATATTACCAGACGGAAATGAAAAAAATCCACAAGATGGGATTTTATATGTAAAACCTGAATCATGTGTTGAGTGTGTTGATCACGCTGATGCACCAAGATGTGCAGAAGCCTGTCCAACAGCTGGTGCAATTGTTTGGGATATGCCTTATACGGTTGATTTTAGTTCATATTATTTATCTGGACATGAAGATGGAACTTATAAAATAAGAGAACATAAAGCTAAGGGATTAATGCTTCCTGAAGTTAAAGAACAAAAATTTAGATCTGATATATCAATGAGCGTTAGAGAAGCTCACGCTAACGTATCTGATTTTTAA
- the clpX gene encoding ATP-dependent Clp protease ATP-binding subunit ClpX, whose product MSEKFNCDFCGKEITEVKKIFSSEVSHICDECVTMCSKVLEKELIKDSKKEFQKGLSVPIKIKEHLDDYVIGQVEAKKVLAVALYNHYKRIDKPVVKNVEIEKSNIMLIGPTGSGKTLLAKSLARIMDVPFAVADATALTEAGYVGEDVESILSRLLASADYDLEKAKRGIVYIDEIDKIANKSESSTSGRDVSGEGVQQGLLKILEGAEVYVPVKGSRKNSSAETILFDTTHVLFICGGAFVGLREDDSVKKSKKAPKMGFLKKEDELSERKPIEAKELISFGLIPEFIGRIPVIAELNKLSKEDLIRVLKEPKNAIIKQYEILFELDGVELEFTDEALERIAEIAVEKDVGARGLRGIIENIMLPLQYIIPSENNLEKCRITRKYIDKEEDVELKYNENSTQEPTKEILFRKLAN is encoded by the coding sequence ATGAGTGAAAAATTTAATTGCGATTTCTGTGGTAAAGAGATTACAGAAGTAAAAAAAATATTCTCAAGTGAAGTTTCACACATTTGTGATGAATGTGTGACAATGTGTTCAAAAGTTCTTGAAAAAGAACTTATCAAAGATAGCAAAAAAGAGTTCCAAAAGGGACTTAGTGTTCCTATTAAAATAAAAGAACATTTAGATGATTATGTAATTGGTCAAGTTGAAGCTAAAAAAGTTTTAGCAGTTGCTTTATATAATCACTATAAAAGAATTGATAAACCAGTGGTTAAAAATGTTGAAATAGAAAAATCAAACATTATGCTTATTGGTCCTACAGGAAGTGGTAAAACTCTTCTTGCAAAATCCCTTGCTAGAATCATGGATGTTCCATTTGCGGTTGCTGATGCCACTGCATTAACTGAAGCTGGTTATGTTGGAGAAGATGTTGAATCAATTCTTTCAAGATTATTAGCAAGTGCAGATTATGATTTAGAAAAAGCAAAAAGAGGAATCGTTTATATTGACGAAATCGACAAAATTGCAAATAAAAGCGAAAGCTCAACAAGTGGAAGAGATGTAAGTGGAGAGGGTGTTCAACAAGGACTATTAAAAATTCTTGAGGGTGCAGAAGTTTACGTTCCTGTAAAAGGAAGTAGAAAAAACTCATCTGCTGAAACAATTCTTTTTGATACAACACATGTTTTATTTATTTGTGGTGGAGCATTTGTTGGATTAAGAGAAGATGATAGCGTTAAAAAAAGTAAAAAAGCTCCTAAAATGGGATTCTTAAAAAAAGAAGATGAATTATCTGAAAGAAAACCTATTGAAGCAAAAGAACTTATTTCTTTTGGGTTAATTCCAGAATTTATAGGAAGAATTCCAGTAATTGCTGAACTAAATAAACTTTCAAAAGAAGATTTAATTAGAGTTCTAAAAGAGCCTAAAAATGCAATTATCAAACAATATGAAATTTTGTTTGAACTTGATGGAGTTGAATTAGAATTTACAGATGAAGCATTAGAAAGAATTGCAGAAATAGCAGTTGAAAAAGATGTTGGAGCAAGGGGATTAAGAGGAATTATTGAAAATATAATGCTTCCTTTACAATACATAATTCCATCAGAAAACAATCTTGAAAAATGTAGAATAACAAGAAAATACATTGATAAAGAAGAAGATGTTGAATTAAAATATAATGAAAATTCAACCCAAGAACCAACAAAAGAGATTTTATTTAGAAAATTAGCTAATTAA
- a CDS encoding SIR2 family protein — protein sequence MDDNILKKIQDGELIPFLGMGIFKDTKNSDGAQLPFDSDSMILSLNNGRAMSPRLMYEYSRAAMSLEQRKGREFIIQMTNHIFSSKEYELPAVYKWLQTIKPKYIIDTNMDDSLQKIYSDCKHFLITGVSRITADWDRYLIYSFDVTTKTYTRIEKENLTLDLPILFKPMGSTKPEMNFIISDADFVDWLTEAMGGYAIPPILKEHRKNKEYLFIGVDFSKDTFRMVANEITVDLKGGTTVLDKKELTKKEDKFIKTHNLTNLDVSINEFIKSHE from the coding sequence ATGGATGATAATATACTAAAGAAAATACAAGATGGAGAACTTATACCCTTTTTAGGAATGGGTATATTTAAAGATACAAAAAATAGCGATGGAGCTCAACTTCCATTTGATAGTGATTCAATGATTTTAAGCCTTAATAATGGAAGAGCTATGAGTCCAAGACTTATGTATGAATACTCAAGAGCTGCAATGAGTTTAGAACAAAGAAAAGGTAGAGAGTTCATTATTCAAATGACAAATCATATTTTCTCTTCAAAAGAGTATGAACTTCCTGCTGTTTATAAATGGTTACAAACAATTAAACCCAAATATATCATCGATACAAATATGGATGATAGCTTACAAAAAATCTACAGTGACTGTAAACACTTTTTAATTACAGGTGTTTCAAGAATTACAGCTGATTGGGATAGATATTTAATTTATTCTTTTGATGTAACTACTAAAACTTACACTCGAATCGAAAAAGAAAATTTAACTTTAGACTTACCAATTTTATTTAAACCAATGGGTTCAACTAAACCTGAAATGAATTTTATTATATCAGATGCTGATTTTGTTGATTGGTTAACTGAAGCTATGGGTGGTTATGCAATACCTCCTATTTTAAAAGAACACAGAAAAAATAAAGAATATTTATTTATAGGTGTTGATTTCTCAAAAGACACTTTTAGAATGGTTGCTAATGAAATAACTGTTGATTTAAAAGGTGGTACAACTGTACTTGACAAAAAAGAATTAACAAAAAAAGAGGATAAATTTATTAAAACTCACAATTTAACTAATTTAGATGTGAGTATTAATGAATTTATAAAAAGCCATGAGTGA
- a CDS encoding sigma-54 interaction domain-containing protein, which yields MFDKSACMSCLTIRELTTLYEISSVISNHYDLQTSLEKSMKILKNSLNLENCVVHILEDDVLNVFASIELSKFQKTLASYKVGEGVTGMVAESKEPVVVENIHNNSLFLNKSGKRDFNGKSYVAVPMIIDNVAIGVLGAVITKTAEIQLDDTVRILSIVSSIFAQTIHSFQLNQKEKERLQELKLYYKMEWDSKVHNFGDIIGDSPKMEQVFKVIQRIAQSDVTVLVRGETGTGKELVAAAIHKRSNRKDEPFIKLNCAAITDTLLESELFGHEKGAFTDARETRKGRFELADGGTLFLDEIGDISSSAQVKLLRVLQEREFERVGGSKTIKVNVRLVAATNRNLEQMVKDGKFREDLYYRLNVIPIDLPPLRERGEDIKQLVNFFLERSIKNHKKRVTITDEAMDALCSYPWPGNVRELENTIERIVLMGNEDGINKYDMLLLLPALNDQKLKSDYKPISKKILTLEELEKEAIIEALENNDYNQSNAASELGITLRQMGYKIKKYEI from the coding sequence ATGTTTGATAAATCTGCTTGTATGAGCTGTCTTACAATAAGAGAATTAACAACTCTTTATGAGATATCTTCAGTAATTTCTAATCATTATGACCTACAAACTTCACTAGAAAAGTCAATGAAAATATTAAAAAATTCATTAAATCTTGAGAATTGCGTAGTACATATTTTAGAAGATGATGTCTTAAATGTTTTTGCATCTATTGAGTTATCAAAATTTCAAAAAACTCTTGCATCTTATAAAGTAGGTGAGGGAGTTACTGGAATGGTAGCAGAATCAAAAGAACCTGTTGTTGTTGAAAATATTCATAACAATTCACTTTTTCTAAATAAATCAGGAAAAAGAGATTTTAATGGTAAATCTTATGTTGCAGTTCCGATGATAATTGATAATGTTGCTATTGGTGTTTTAGGTGCAGTAATTACAAAAACTGCTGAAATACAACTTGATGATACAGTTAGAATTCTAAGTATTGTAAGTTCTATTTTTGCTCAAACTATACACTCTTTCCAATTAAATCAAAAAGAAAAAGAAAGACTTCAAGAACTAAAACTTTATTACAAAATGGAGTGGGATTCTAAAGTTCATAATTTTGGCGATATCATTGGAGATAGCCCAAAAATGGAGCAAGTTTTCAAAGTTATCCAACGAATTGCCCAATCTGATGTTACAGTATTAGTTCGAGGTGAAACAGGAACTGGAAAAGAGCTTGTTGCTGCTGCTATTCATAAAAGAAGTAATAGAAAAGATGAACCATTTATCAAATTAAACTGTGCTGCAATTACAGATACTTTACTTGAAAGTGAACTTTTTGGTCATGAAAAAGGTGCCTTTACAGATGCAAGAGAGACAAGAAAAGGAAGATTTGAACTAGCTGATGGGGGAACTCTGTTTTTAGATGAAATAGGCGATATTAGCTCATCTGCACAAGTAAAACTTCTTAGAGTTCTACAAGAAAGAGAATTTGAAAGAGTTGGTGGAAGTAAAACAATAAAAGTAAATGTAAGACTTGTGGCTGCTACCAATAGAAACCTTGAACAAATGGTAAAAGATGGCAAATTTAGAGAAGATTTATATTATAGATTAAATGTAATCCCTATTGATTTACCACCACTTAGAGAACGAGGTGAGGATATTAAACAATTAGTTAATTTCTTCCTTGAAAGATCAATAAAAAATCATAAAAAAAGAGTAACCATTACAGATGAAGCAATGGATGCACTCTGTAGTTACCCGTGGCCGGGCAACGTAAGAGAGTTAGAAAATACAATTGAAAGAATTGTACTAATGGGAAATGAAGATGGAATTAATAAATATGATATGTTACTACTACTGCCAGCACTTAATGATCAAAAACTAAAAAGCGATTATAAACCTATTTCTAAAAAGATTTTAACTTTAGAAGAACTAGAAAAAGAAGCGATTATTGAAGCACTTGAAAATAACGATTACAATCAGTCAAATGCAGCATCAGAGTTAGGAATAACTCTTAGACAAATGGGGTATAAAATAAAAAAATATGAAATCTAA
- the nifT gene encoding putative nitrogen fixation protein NifT: protein MAKVMLREVDGVVSFYFAKKDMEETIEEIEFDTEEKWGGNATLSNGEIWWIQPGIKKLPKEEVCKKIAD from the coding sequence ATGGCAAAAGTTATGTTAAGAGAAGTTGATGGTGTTGTATCATTTTATTTTGCAAAAAAAGATATGGAAGAAACTATTGAAGAAATAGAGTTTGATACAGAAGAAAAATGGGGTGGAAATGCAACACTTTCAAATGGTGAAATTTGGTGGATACAACCTGGTATTAAAAAACTTCCTAAAGAAGAAGTATGTAAAAAAATTGCAGATTAG
- a CDS encoding L-aspartate oxidase, producing MIYDVIVVGGGIAGLMAAIEAKDEQNRVALITKGNLFKSNSSMASGGINAVLDINNSKEINQHINDTFNSAKGIGNKKAITYMCKQASSIIDKLVDYGVEFDRDENKKILQRPFGGGNSNRTCYVGDKTGSAITMALIKKAKSKGITFLPNTFILNLAKYQDRVSGVIALNKENSQVTIYASKAVVLAGGGYAGIYRGYSTNAPDYTGDLLAVALRAGLDLKDMEFVQFHPTGFVKTNYLVTEAARGEGGYLVNSEGLRFINELGTRDEVARAILKEQLEGKKVFIDLRHLGIEKIQQKLPSLYNAALNQSGINIAEELLEIKPVAHYTMGGVDVNMTSCDIKGLYVCGEMASNGVHGANRLGGNSLLEGCVFGNLAGITAKEYANTNEFSPINYNTVVKDIEMIEYIFQGDTTKNFNAIRISLGKCLFEKVGIIKNEKSLTEAFDYVKYLRQISYSLHCINKEKNNNVELSAILELRNALEISEAIILCAQKRDESRGAHFREDFPFISKHFDRSFVVKELKKGFFRISFKENELLRKFRNLFINKE from the coding sequence ATGATTTATGATGTAATTGTAGTTGGTGGTGGAATTGCTGGTTTAATGGCAGCAATTGAAGCAAAAGATGAACAAAATAGAGTTGCACTTATCACAAAGGGAAATCTATTTAAATCAAATTCATCAATGGCAAGTGGCGGAATAAATGCTGTTCTTGACATAAATAATTCAAAAGAGATAAATCAACATATTAACGATACTTTTAATTCTGCAAAAGGTATTGGAAATAAAAAAGCAATTACTTATATGTGTAAACAAGCTTCATCGATTATTGATAAATTAGTCGATTATGGTGTTGAGTTTGATAGAGATGAAAATAAAAAGATTCTACAACGACCATTTGGTGGTGGAAATTCAAATAGAACTTGTTATGTTGGAGATAAAACAGGAAGTGCAATTACAATGGCACTTATTAAAAAAGCAAAAAGTAAAGGAATTACATTTTTACCAAACACTTTTATTTTAAATCTTGCAAAATATCAAGATAGAGTAAGTGGAGTAATCGCTTTAAATAAAGAGAACTCGCAAGTAACAATATATGCCTCAAAAGCTGTAGTTCTTGCAGGTGGTGGATATGCTGGAATTTATAGAGGTTATTCTACAAATGCACCTGATTATACAGGAGATTTATTAGCGGTTGCATTAAGAGCTGGGCTTGATTTAAAAGATATGGAATTTGTTCAGTTTCATCCAACTGGTTTTGTAAAAACAAACTATTTAGTAACAGAAGCAGCACGAGGAGAGGGTGGTTACTTGGTAAATAGTGAAGGTTTAAGATTTATAAATGAATTGGGAACCAGAGATGAAGTAGCACGAGCGATTTTAAAAGAACAACTAGAAGGTAAAAAAGTTTTTATTGATTTAAGACATCTTGGAATTGAAAAAATCCAACAAAAACTTCCTTCTCTTTATAATGCTGCACTAAATCAAAGTGGAATAAATATTGCGGAAGAGTTATTAGAAATAAAACCAGTTGCCCACTACACAATGGGTGGAGTTGATGTAAATATGACTAGCTGTGATATAAAAGGTCTTTATGTTTGTGGAGAAATGGCTTCAAATGGAGTTCATGGAGCAAATAGACTAGGAGGAAACTCTTTACTTGAAGGTTGTGTTTTTGGAAATCTTGCAGGAATTACCGCAAAAGAGTATGCAAATACAAATGAATTTTCACCAATAAATTATAACACTGTTGTAAAAGATATTGAAATGATTGAATACATTTTTCAAGGAGATACAACTAAAAACTTTAATGCAATTAGAATAAGTTTAGGAAAATGTTTATTTGAAAAAGTTGGGATTATCAAAAATGAAAAAAGCCTAACAGAAGCTTTTGATTATGTAAAATATTTAAGACAAATATCTTATAGCTTACATTGTATAAACAAAGAAAAAAATAACAATGTAGAGTTATCTGCAATTTTAGAACTGAGAAATGCCCTTGAAATATCAGAAGCAATAATATTATGTGCACAAAAAAGAGATGAAAGTAGAGGAGCTCATTTTAGGGAAGATTTCCCTTTTATTTCTAAACATTTTGATAGAAGTTTTGTAGTTAAAGAGTTAAAAAAAGGTTTCTTTAGAATCTCATTTAAAGAAAATGAGTTATTAAGAAAATTCAGAAATTTATTTATAAACAAGGAGTAA